Part of the Geoalkalibacter ferrihydriticus DSM 17813 genome is shown below.
GACCATGAGCGCCATCCGTCTGGCGCGCGGCTATACCGGGCGCGACAAGATCCTCAAATTCGACGGCTGCTACCATGGGCATGCCGACAGCCTGCTGGTCAAAGCCGGCAGCGGCGCCGCCACCTACGGCGTGCCCACCTCGCCCGGCGTGCCCGCCGATTTCGCCAAACACACCCTCACTGCGACCTACAACGATCTGGGCGAAGTCAAAGCACTGATCGCCGCCAACTCCGGCGACATCGCCTGTATCATCCTTGAACCGGTCGCCGGCAACATGGGTTGCGTCCTTCCGCAAAAGGGCTTTCTCGAAGGCTTGCGCGCACTGTGCACCGCCGAGGGTATCGTGCTGATCATCGATGAGGTTATGACCGGCTTCCGCCTGGCCTACGGCGGCGCCCAAGAGCGCTTTCAGGTCTGGGGCGATCTGGTGTGTCTGGGCAAAATCATCGGCGGCGGCATGCCGGTGGGCGCCTTCGGCGGCAAAGCCGAAATAATGGACAGGCTCTCGCCCCAGGGCGGAGTTTACCAAGCCGGAACCCTCTCCGGCAATCCTTTGGCCATGAGCGCCGGGATCGCCACCCTGAGCCTGCTTAAAGAAGAAGGCTTCTACCAACAGATCGAAGAAAAAAGTGCCTACCTTGAGCAAGGATTGCGCCAAGCAGCCGGCCGGACCTCACTGCAAACCTGCTTCCAGCGGGTCGGCGGCATGTTCTGCACTTATTTTCAAAATGGGCCGGTCGACAACTTTGCCCAGGCCGCGCAGAGCGACACCGACGCCTTCGGCCGCTTCTTCCGCAAGCTTCTCGATCAGGGGGTCTACATCGCCCCTTCGCAGTTTGAGGCCGGGTTCATGAGCATGGCCCACAACCGGGACGATCTCGACCGCACCATCGAGGCCGCCGAGCGTGCGTTTGCAGCGCTCTGAGCCGAAGAGATTCCAACTTGCGCACCCCTCCGCGGCAGGTGCCACACGGCCCTGCCGCGGAGGGGTGTGCGCC
Proteins encoded:
- the hemL gene encoding glutamate-1-semialdehyde 2,1-aminomutase — translated: MEHKESAKLFAQAKQFIPGGVNSPVRAFKSVGCDPVFISRAQGAHVVDADGNDYIDYVGSWGPMILGHAHPKVIEAITRTAASGCSFGAPTALETQLAQMVCEAYPNMEKVRMVSSGTEATMSAIRLARGYTGRDKILKFDGCYHGHADSLLVKAGSGAATYGVPTSPGVPADFAKHTLTATYNDLGEVKALIAANSGDIACIILEPVAGNMGCVLPQKGFLEGLRALCTAEGIVLIIDEVMTGFRLAYGGAQERFQVWGDLVCLGKIIGGGMPVGAFGGKAEIMDRLSPQGGVYQAGTLSGNPLAMSAGIATLSLLKEEGFYQQIEEKSAYLEQGLRQAAGRTSLQTCFQRVGGMFCTYFQNGPVDNFAQAAQSDTDAFGRFFRKLLDQGVYIAPSQFEAGFMSMAHNRDDLDRTIEAAERAFAAL